The Hippocampus zosterae strain Florida chromosome 20, ASM2543408v3, whole genome shotgun sequence nucleotide sequence CACTCCGCAAAGAGGTCTTTTAACAGACCTCCGACAGACAAGTCATACTCtttaaaaatatctcaaaagTCTGTCGGAGTTCAGTGCCTTTTAATGATATCTACAGTGTTGTAATGATCTCTACCCAGCCGACAAAGCGGAATAAACCCCCATCTGCGCGTCAGTAAAACATGCAGCCCTATCCTCAAAGAATGTAGCTTTTATACTCGCCGATAATTTGGATGACTCTGCATTTACtgcaaatggaagaaaaaaaatatacaatgcaGGCTGCATATCATAAATCTTAATAATCGCTATCTCCTCTCATTTGTACTCTACGCCCCAAATGGGCCACGTAAAGCCCGCGGCGGCATTGAACCTGGACCTTCCGTGCAATTGTACAAACGAATTTGGAGGGTTGAGGCACTACAACCGGAAATAGCCCCAAATTGCACCTTCAGACTAGCACGTCATCCTGCCTGGATGTTTCACTTGTTGGGTTCTCCATTGATTTTTGTGATCCTGTCATGATGAGCCGACTTTGACGTAAAAAACATCAATAAATATAACAAGTAAAAGCCCTCAAAAGGTGTTTTACAtttgagaaatataacaacagtAGAACCTTGGAGGAATTGTTATAAGAAGCCACAAATCAATGAACTCCCAACCTCTTTGAACATCCTGTATCATCAACATTTGTGACAGAGTTGCATTCCaattttcattgattttggTGTGGCCCTTGGATGACTGCAAGGAAAAGATTCCACAAACCCGATTGAAGTCAGCTCTTCTAAAATATTGGATTTTAAACTTTAATAAACTCTTGTTTGGCAGATTGCTTTTGGCCATCTCATTGGTGCAGTCTGCACGATCTTTGTTTATGATTGCTCTGCGGTCCCTCCACCCAGACAGTAACAAGGAACAGTGTGACTCTTGAGGACAAAAGATGGCAGCGGTTGCTCacatatcttcttttttttttttttgtgggcccaGTAAGATGACTTTCTTCACCCAAATGGACGagacgttttgtttttgaactcgtgGAAGAACATTTGCATCTTCATAAAAGTGAATACCAATGCTATGGATTGTTAATGAGACACATCCCCGCTTTGTGTAAATAGAAGGACATTTCCTGTGTATGAACAAGTTTGCAACAggtcagtgacgtcacatacagtataacatGATTATTTAGGGCAactgaacatttttatttggtgatgGATATATTTAGTgagtattttttaaagttttttttcaaagcacaaATGTGCTTCTTTCTGCTCATATCAAATTGGTATTTTAAGAAAGGTGTATCGACTCTTTATATTCAGTGTCATTGGATCTGTGTTACTCAAAAGAGTATTATATGTCACTAAAAGTGTATACGTCTCATACCGTTGCTCTAATCCGCAATCGGGCATCCATTTGGGATACGACGATGACATTTTCACCTCACGGCTCAGAATATCAATGTTTATTCGCTGACCAAATCCGAGGAATAAAATGGGTTTGAAGTGTAATTACGTCTCTAAAAAGGTCACACGCTAATAAGATCAGCAACTAACGAACATTAATAACCTTGTCCTTTTGACCCAAAGGGCATTAAGGAGAGATTAAAAGCTCGCTCGTTATCATCGACTAACACCAACAGACACCATTGTAACTTTGGGCTTGTGTTCGGAATCCCCGACTGGCTGCCTCGACATCAGGAACACATCTGAGACAAGCAGCACATCTGAGCAGGACAACAACCAGATCCTTTACATTTATTTAGCCTCATCACTTCACTTCTAGATAAATATTTGGAATATGTTTCACTTGTTTGGAGCGAGCTCTCACACGCTTCACTTTTTGTGTGGGTGTCTAACAAGTAAGGTGTATGTGGGCTGAAATGTTTACTGTGCAGCATGGCGATACTATTTCAATCAACACAAAACTACATGATCatattttacaacattttttaaaacttttttgctttattaacaccagtttcgtgtgtgtgtgtgtgtgtgtgtgtgtgtgtgtgtgtgtgtgtgtgtgtgtgtgtgtgtgtgtgtgtgtgtgtgtcttgtgaaGGAGCACTGAGGTGGTTCGCCCTTGATACTTTAAGTCAAGAGTGcacgggaaaaaaatgcattttaattccCACTGTAACagaatatgaaatattttttttctgttgtggaaCATCGAGCCGTAACGGTTCCACATCATACGAACGCTAAAGACCGCAACTCTTTCCTTTGAGTCTTATTTCAGACTCCCAACTTGAGCTAGACTTCAGCACCACGGACAGCGACCACGGGCCCGCTTGACAATCTGAAGCTGCCACTAAACTCTCATTTGAATAAAAGATCTGCGCTTTGTCTCTACAATACAATATTGTTTATTAAGCGGGACATATATAGGGCTTCTTCTATTGTTTCCACATGTTACATTTCGTGAGCAACGTCACTGAACATTAAATCAGTCAAGAGCTATATGCGAATTCCGCAATGTAAAACACACGAATGTGAGTAATGTACTTTAAAAATGATAGAttcgttctttttttattattattattttttttttttcctccaatgaAAGGGCTCTTCAAGTCAAGCCGTTTCCAGTGGCCTCTTCTTGTCATAAATAGCTCTTCTTCTCGTGGCCAAATTCGGCTTATTTTCACCATCCAAACGAAACACCATTGACAgcacaaaccaaacaaaaaaatccattcgTGCAAAAGACGGCTTTGGCCGTGAAAGCGCTTCTCTCTCGGCATGTCCATAATTCCAGAGACTTCACTTGGACGGAAAGCATATATTCTTTAAGGCTATACAAAACTTAAAATGGAGCATAACACACTCGTCGCCTCTTCCATGTCATGTCCTCTCTTGCTTTAATGTTGGCCTTTTTGGCAAAGTTCCCCAAGCCAGCAAAAATTCCAAACACCACGACGACGTCCTGACTGCATACAAGTTGATTGATGTGAATATTTGAAACTCCACGGTTCATACTGGACTAAGATAGTAGACGGATGTGAGGCataggaggagcaggagggggaggaggaggaggaggaggaggaggaggggtcgTGGGTGGAGGATGGAAGAGTTTGAGGACATTCAGGAGTTTCATCGACTTCCTTGGCTGACAAGTTCTTtgagtttaaaataaatttcatgttggttgttgttttttttttgttattcttcttgttgttgtcgtcCCAAGCAGAGTCACATCCAAGGTCAGATTATAGAGGAAAGACCAGAAAGCCTGAGAAGGTGGAGTATTTCCATCCGCCCATGAGGGTGCCTCGCTCCAGCTTCAGATAGACGCGATCCTCTCGCTCCACCATCAGCAGTACTCCATTACTGGCCGCCTCCCTCGTTACGTCCTGGTCCCCGGCAAAGGCTGATATGACTGGGTAATCATTTTGCATCAGGTTTACCTGTGGGGGAGGATAACAATAGAGGGCGGAGTGAGATTGGGGGTTTTCCCCCCCTTTCGTGTGACCTTACACTTGTtcttgcatgcaaaaaaaaaaaaaaatcacaaacgctCACCTGAATGGTTTGTCTGTTGTAGACCTTGACCACATGGAAACTGAAACTGTAAATGCCCCTCCTTGGAGCTTGGAAAACACTCGCCTTCAGGTCAAAATGGTTGCCGATGTTCACTAAAACCTGGATGCACAGATATTTGGTTATTGCCTGCGCCAACTGCTCCGGGGTGTCATTCTGCGCGTCGGACGGGAGTTTGTCGTGATTCCAAATCGATAATGGCATCGGTGGAAATACCGTCCACTCAACAGGGCGCCGTTTGTAAAGACGCCTCAAGCCACTTGCTAATGAGTTCATCCAACAGCGTTAAGGCGGCTGCTTCTTCCGTCTCGGTTTAGATAAAAGTGAAAACTGATCGCTAATCAATGAGCTGTCACGTTAGTTACAGAGGCATACATGAAGTAAGTGTACAATCAGCCTCTAAGCAGAACTTTAGACGTAAAGGGGCTGCTTGCAGTTTTCaacaaaatctaaaaaaaatagcttcGCCTTATTCAAATGTCTCTTTTTCAAGGATGAGAGGACATGATAATGGATGTGGTTTGAATGAAATCTCTCATCAAACACTCTTAGGCCGTGCGTAAAAAATGGCATTCGACTTTTAAAATCAAGCGTAAAAGCTTGATTCCAGTTGCGGatcctaaagaaaaaaaacataatggtACCAGCGCCAACAGCGCTACTTTAAAGTTCAAAACACAAAGTGAATTACTGAGAACAATTGTAAAATACAACAAGTCAGATACGACGTAAAAAAATCGCTCTCATCTATGAACGAAAGGGTGAGTTTTACGCACGACATTCATGAAATCAAAACGACCCCGTTCGACGCGCAGCTTTATTTTATCTGCTTTTTCATGGTTTAAATGACACGTCCAAgcgaaaataaaaaagatttgcCTCTTTTTCCAATGCCGTTTTCACCTGGTCAAAGTAGATGGTCATGGAGGTGTTGCTCATCTCTGACGGCTCGTGGTTGGTTCCACGCACGGCCGAAAAAGCCACCTTGGCCCCGGCGGAGCGCACCGAGATGCCGAGAGAGGACGTGACCGCTCCGTCCGAGGAAGGGTTGGAGTCGCACACGACCAGACACTTCCCCTCCAGCACGATGGGTTCCGTGTCGTTCTGGCCGAGGCACAAAGCCACCGTGCaccccaggaggaggaggaggaagagggccaGTCCCGGGCAGCGCGCTCGCACCATGGTCGCTGATCCTGTGTTCCAAGCCGGCAGCCTCCGTGGAGGTTTCTTAGCACTCGATCACCTGGTGCACACTTTCCTCCCCCTTCTCTcctccctctcttcctcttGCTCGCTCTTAAAACACCCTCTGACTCCGCGTCTCCCCTCCTTCCTGCGCACCTTGACTTGGCTGGTTTTCGGGAGGCGGCCTTTTACGGTCACGCAAAGCTGGACGCACATCCTGAGAAATGAAACCAAATGTTTGACGTGAGAGAAAATCCCAGGCGATCGTTGAATAGTTTTCAATCGAGACGCCGGTCAATTTGAGCGCGTGGTCTGTGCGTAAAATGTCGCTGCAATCGATTTCGGCGCATACTTTGTAAACGGCGAAACACATTTTATCGTGTGCCCGGCTCATTTTGGGAAATCTAAGATTAAAGTAGCACTTTTGAAAAGGTTTCACGAGCAATTTAAGACCCACCTGCGCACTCCATGTTGCTGGTTCCTCCTCTGCCTCTCACCGACTGAAATGAGCGCTCAGATGTTGGTCCAaagaagggggagggagggaaaaaaacagccaagGTCTCCGGGCTCTCTTTCAATGGATAACTCACGCCCATTATTTCTTTCAACTCCTTACAAATGTGTCGGAACGAATAACAACACGCGTAAAGTCAGggcgtgtttgttttgctttctcaCAGGTTTAGGGGGGGGGCGCTTCCACTTGGCTCTCGGTGTGTGTCATTTATATACTGCCGCGGTCTCATGTCTGTCTCTGATTAATCCCAAATCAAGGGTGGGGTGCGCGGGATAACCTTGCCGATGCGCACCGCATCCAGCATCCGCGTACAGTGTCCGCGAGCAAGTCGACGCTTCGCTCGCAGTCCGAATAGAGATGCTTTTGCGCCACCCAGCGGTTGATTTGAGTTCCGCCCAAGTGGGAACCACTTGGTCACGTCCTCAAacctcccttaaaaaaaaaatcccactgatGAATTTTGAGCGACATTCGaagagatgtatttttttttccaaccatgTGTAGAAATGAATTGCGTCACCCACAGAATTCTTCCTAATATGTTGTCCAAGAGCTTCAAGGAGCTGCTTTTCTCCCTCACACATAGCTCGCTTTTTAACAATATGTTGATGGAAGTCGTTAGAGTTCAAAGTACACTGCATTGAAAGGGGTTTCGGACACGTTATCCCTGtcataaatttaagatttatgcGTATTCGTGTTACCAGGTTGATTATTGTGGATATAGTTTGCACTGATtccggtatgtttttttttttaggttacaTTCGGTTTTGTTCCCTAATGGGCCCTTTGTggcgccacctgttctcgtcatccgggTCCCTCGTGCtcaccaatcagctccctcaagcctttgtgtcttgtgcaggtgtttctcgttgtcacATCACTGTGCTTGTATTTTAGTTCGCAGGATTCGCTCAGACTTGGATGGATCATTGTGAGTGTCCGCCATGTGTTATTCCTGTCATCgtgtgtttgctactttggtttCTTCAATGTGATTTTCAAGACTTTGTTCGAGTATTTGAATTTTCCCGGTGAACTCCTGTTGGTATTTTTGTTCAATATGTTTTGGTCAGTCTACCCTGCTCTTCCCTtgccttcctgctttgtgtgatCTGATTACTGAGTAAAACCCGATGTAGAACCCCAATGCAAGTGATGCGGTCAAGGCCTTTGACACTCCTTCAATTCGGCAACTTGGAAATGTGCGCACATGACCGTTTAGCGCCATGTACAGATTTTGttgtgcatgtttgcatgctACAAGAGGAATCAAATGGGATCAGATATGCAGGAACCCACAAGCACGATTATAGCAGctgagtatatatttttttaaggccaGGATGCTTGAATATTTATAGATTGGCACATTAGATGAAGACTGATACGTAGACATTTTCTGGCACGGATGGGATTTTAGCAaagtgaggaagaaaaaaaaatcccaatgtaTCATTTCAACGACGACGTGTGGTTTATGGTTTCAAACAAAGCACGGGTGATTCGTTCATGTTTACGGATTGAGAGccagggggctgggggggaacACTCCACTTTTCTCATCAAGGTTTGGAGGAGCATGGATGGTCTTGATATACCAGTCGCACGGCGTCAAAGCTCCACATGACTTGCACTGCAGAGAAAAAGGAATTTTCGGCTTAATCACAGTACTCCTTCCCCCTTTCCCAACCCGATTTGACAAACGTTGCACTGTCAAGAGTCGACTGCCAAACCATGCGGAAGAGTGACATCAGGTATCCACGAGCCACAACTGACCCGAGGCCTTCAAAAAGGACACGTAGCAACGGAAAAACATCAAATGTCACGTAGGGGGGGACATGCAAGCAAAAAGGGATGTGGCCTATATGGCATTAACATACCAGGGGCAGACGTTGCCCTAAAAGAGGGGCCGCACGTCCTTCAGGAAAGCTGATTGGCCCGACTGACGACCACGTTACGCTTATTTCCCCTGACAGCTAGCAGTGCCTACTGGCTTCCAGGAACGGGGAGGTCGATGATGTGCCAGCTCTTAAAGCGAGCCATctgcctttattttattttatttttttgtatgtgtgtatgtgtgagaaaATGACTTAGCCTACCATGGGTGGTTTGTGTTTCTATCTACACACGTTTCTTTCATGCAATGAGTCCACATAGAGGTCAGATGTGGGCTGATGACGCATGATTCCCTGTGGTTGTTGGGGACATATTGTGCAGTGTGTGTTAAATGCAATCGGATGCAATCAAAACATCACGCATTGAGAAACATTATGTCTACTAAACGGCGCATTCACTGTTGGCACGACCCTCCATATCCATCTGCCTTCCCGTCCATCTGTCAGCTATAAATATCTCCATATAGTAGGCCTATATTCACGTGTAGAATTAGCCTAACTTGTTATTTTGGCCTGAAAGAAACCCTTAAGTGGCATGAAGAGTTAGTGTGTCATGGGTCTCTTACATCACTAGGTGTGAGCTCCTTATGACATCAGCGTGACCGCTTCCTCCCAGGGGCTTCAAAATTTCATTTGTGCCACTGTAGAGGTGACAAACTAATTGAGTCAAGCTTCCATACTCATATGATTGTGTGTCAAAATATGTCTTCTACTTGTTTTTGAACTCGTCTTTATGAATGGCATCGTAAGCCTGGCTCATTTAAGATGATTATCGCTGCCGATTAGGCATTCTGCTGAAGGCCACTGATATTGTGGTGGCTCTCAGAGCTGGCTTGTGTGTATTCAATTCACCCATTCACAACTTGAGTCCACTTTCCCCCTCAAGTACGCTGGCCTACAATCTATTTCCTGATTAGAGGCTGAATGGATGGACTTATCATCATCAGTTTTGCATGATCTTGACTGCATTTGCCAGCATTTCTCTGTCATCAATTTGTAGTTTAGCTTAAAGGAGACATtagttttaatttaattttattatattttattttatgcaggtgaaaaaaaagttgcctttAATTGTCAAGATGTAAAGCTGTCCGACAGACGATTTAGCCACTCGATCACATCAGTTATCTCCGTACCGACCTGttctgcagtcttttt carries:
- the cbln2b gene encoding cerebellin-2b, whose translation is MVRARCPGLALFLLLLLGCTVALCLGQNDTEPIVLEGKCLVVCDSNPSSDGAVTSSLGISVRSAGAKVAFSAVRGTNHEPSEMSNTSMTIYFDQVLVNIGNHFDLKASVFQAPRRGIYSFSFHVVKVYNRQTIQVNLMQNDYPVISAFAGDQDVTREAASNGVLLMVEREDRVYLKLERGTLMGGWKYSTFSGFLVFPL